One window of Candidatus Margulisiibacteriota bacterium genomic DNA carries:
- a CDS encoding metal-sensitive transcriptional regulator produces the protein MAKTNHCHPSHAGQIARLNRISGQLDGVKKMITDRRYCPEILIQLKAVRSALRSVESNILQSHLESCVAESFADRRERAKKIEEIKTLLDKFQS, from the coding sequence ATGGCTAAAACCAACCACTGCCACCCCAGCCACGCCGGCCAGATCGCGCGTTTAAACCGGATCAGCGGCCAGCTGGACGGCGTGAAAAAAATGATCACCGACAGGCGTTACTGCCCGGAGATACTGATCCAGCTCAAAGCTGTACGTTCGGCGCTGCGCTCAGTCGAAAGCAATATCCTCCAGAGCCATTTAGAGTCCTGTGTGGCCGAGTCTTTCGCCGACCGGCGGGAACGCGCCAAAAAAATCGAAGAGATCAAAACTCTTCTCGATAAATTTCAAAGCTGA
- a CDS encoding ABC transporter permease, whose amino-acid sequence MNIFQVAYKNLLRRKTRTLFTLAGIMLSTWVLVTLLGFNKGYEQSLNENIEGMGFQIVLTAKGCPYEAATLMLKGGTGLRYMPEALVRDVAERAEVASATDMLMHAEFDPNKGENGGTIVYLGIDPQTYPTLKPYLQFNQGEWFSADSAAEIVLGYEAAELEQREAGDAMLLPGSTQEFKVTGVLKRTGTQDDGMIFLPLKAAQKIFHKEGQLTMLGLRLKQEADQSAFEEELYALPDVQVVSMAQVKSTILSLVASAKVIVLSIAFIAFLIAMFGVLNTVLMSVFERFQEIGILKSLGALPQDVFQMILIETTLLCALGSLSGIILACLFSRFSEMVIRYLLPFAPNGSLIIISWPTIIFAFFSITLVGLAGGVYPSLRAAAIRPLDSIRSAE is encoded by the coding sequence ATGAATATTTTTCAGGTCGCTTACAAAAATCTGCTGCGCCGCAAGACGCGCACGCTGTTTACGCTCGCCGGCATCATGCTTTCGACCTGGGTGCTGGTAACGCTGCTTGGTTTCAACAAAGGCTATGAGCAGTCGCTCAATGAAAATATCGAGGGCATGGGTTTTCAGATCGTCCTGACCGCCAAAGGCTGCCCTTATGAAGCGGCCACGTTGATGCTCAAAGGCGGCACCGGCCTGCGCTATATGCCGGAAGCGCTGGTGCGGGATGTGGCGGAGCGCGCGGAAGTGGCTTCGGCCACAGACATGCTGATGCACGCGGAGTTTGACCCCAATAAAGGCGAGAACGGCGGCACGATCGTTTATCTGGGCATCGATCCGCAGACTTATCCGACCCTGAAGCCCTACCTGCAATTTAATCAGGGCGAATGGTTCAGCGCGGACAGCGCGGCGGAAATTGTGCTGGGCTACGAGGCCGCGGAGCTGGAGCAGCGCGAGGCTGGCGACGCAATGCTGCTGCCCGGCAGCACGCAGGAATTCAAAGTAACCGGCGTCTTGAAACGCACCGGCACGCAGGATGACGGCATGATCTTCCTGCCGCTTAAAGCCGCGCAAAAGATTTTCCACAAAGAGGGACAATTGACAATGCTCGGTCTGCGGCTAAAACAGGAGGCCGATCAAAGCGCTTTTGAGGAAGAGCTGTATGCCCTGCCTGACGTGCAGGTCGTGTCCATGGCGCAGGTCAAGAGCACTATTTTAAGTCTGGTCGCCAGCGCCAAAGTCATAGTTCTGTCCATCGCTTTTATCGCTTTTTTGATCGCCATGTTTGGCGTGCTGAACACCGTGCTGATGTCCGTGTTCGAGCGGTTTCAGGAGATCGGCATTTTGAAAAGTCTGGGCGCGCTGCCCCAAGACGTGTTCCAAATGATCCTTATCGAGACTACTCTGCTCTGCGCGCTGGGCAGTTTATCTGGAATTATTTTGGCCTGTCTCTTCTCCCGCTTTTCAGAAATGGTGATCCGCTATCTCCTGCCTTTCGCGCCGAACGGCAGTTTGATTATTATCAGCTGGCCGACGATAATTTTTGCTTTCTTCTCCATAACTCTGGTCGGTCTGGCCGGCGGTGTGTATCCGTCCCTGCGGGCGGCGGCGATACGCCCGCTGGACAGTATCAGGAGCGCAGAATAA
- a CDS encoding ABC transporter ATP-binding protein: MTFITAKNLTRVYTRGAEKIHALHNASFAIERGEIAAVTGASGSGKTTLVNVLGCLDNPTAGSLSINGKIIFQNNLKLAETELTKIRRSIFGYVFQKFFLLPTLTVKENILLPAVFQPGLRASSARLAEVLQLLGLEKRAEHRPGQLSGGEMQRTAIARALINNPSVLIADEPTGNLDSRRSEEIKNLLLELNQKQNLTIILVTHNPALAKIGSQTLELKDGVIQ, from the coding sequence ATGACATTCATCACAGCAAAAAACCTGACCAGGGTCTACACGCGCGGCGCGGAAAAAATCCACGCTCTGCACAACGCCAGTTTTGCTATTGAACGCGGCGAAATAGCCGCGGTCACCGGCGCGTCCGGCTCCGGCAAAACCACGCTGGTCAATGTGCTGGGCTGTCTCGACAATCCAACCGCCGGCTCTTTAAGCATAAATGGCAAAATTATTTTTCAGAACAATCTGAAATTAGCGGAAACAGAATTAACTAAAATCCGCCGGAGTATTTTCGGCTATGTGTTCCAGAAGTTTTTTCTCCTGCCGACACTGACGGTCAAAGAAAATATTTTGCTGCCCGCTGTATTTCAGCCCGGACTGCGCGCCAGCTCCGCCAGGCTGGCTGAAGTTTTGCAGTTGTTAGGCCTGGAGAAAAGAGCCGAGCATCGGCCCGGCCAGCTTTCCGGCGGCGAGATGCAGAGAACAGCTATAGCCAGAGCGCTAATTAATAATCCGTCTGTGCTGATAGCTGATGAGCCGACCGGCAATCTGGACAGCCGGCGTTCTGAAGAGATCAAAAATTTACTACTGGAATTAAACCAAAAACAAAACCTCACGATCATCCTGGTAACGCATAATCCCGCGCTGGCCAAAATCGGCAGTCAGACGCTGGAATTAAAAGACGGAGTTATTCAATAA
- a CDS encoding aminotransferase class V-fold PLP-dependent enzyme — protein MLKKIIADLVTELREKTKPQNPVAEFSIPEILAKNVSLENKLEFLRGQLAGGEAEEITVFGHVRQLYADYTAQGKQLDFLLEYEKWFARRFGNTHTQDTLTADFSHTAFNSLIALIHKALRADPENYVVLPVGQGTSGALERLHKILGLDIAPAVLERVSGAERARLLELKKQINRFSEQKNRWEAQYKKARDKWLLAEIDALDEGLAAVYKLLEEWLEKFIPDQNRPVVLITGQEHHGNTLPYDGTLADKIIVPFVSGTVDIDLAHYEKLLQDLRAQGRKIIVSFSAASNVTGHLTDIQATAALAKKYGALTIYDHAASLAYEPIDLSPRTEDGRPLIDAVVASPHKLPGGPGSTGLLVFNKAIYPAQLHPTNKAGGTVWHVSLWDVEYSRDILERELSGTPNGIGVLRLGLAIDLTYNVIGFANIQKIERKLSEPLFDYLRGDPGIILYGDQELEKRAPIFSFNIRHDIPQGAGVLHPKFVARVLSDLFGIQTRPGCSCAGEYGHYLLEISEKASRLMQDKVCANVFAGKPGWVRLNPHWLFTPEQMSYIVEALKLLSAHGHKLLALYELDRDGGYRFKTAFQVAEYIDVNVTDAENVGAAQAAWVFSQRQLLNAQPKPAGSKYAYRRALLDQLENAEVFLNALPDNTDRLRTLNLEEHGAPLPLLYENLTPGFQDRLDELERRQFATPPAVTLASAASNY, from the coding sequence ATGTTGAAAAAAATCATTGCGGATTTAGTTACTGAGTTGCGGGAAAAAACTAAACCGCAAAATCCTGTAGCAGAATTTTCTATTCCGGAAATTCTGGCCAAAAATGTCAGCCTGGAAAATAAACTGGAATTTTTACGCGGGCAGCTGGCCGGCGGCGAAGCCGAGGAGATCACAGTGTTTGGACATGTCCGCCAGCTTTACGCTGATTATACGGCGCAGGGTAAGCAGCTGGATTTTCTCCTCGAGTATGAAAAATGGTTCGCTCGGCGTTTTGGCAATACGCATACTCAGGACACGCTGACGGCGGATTTTTCCCACACGGCGTTCAACAGCCTGATCGCGCTGATCCACAAGGCGCTGCGCGCCGATCCAGAAAATTATGTGGTGCTGCCGGTGGGGCAGGGCACCTCCGGCGCGCTGGAGCGTCTGCATAAAATACTGGGGCTGGACATTGCGCCGGCTGTTTTGGAGCGCGTGTCCGGCGCGGAGCGGGCGCGCCTGCTGGAATTAAAAAAACAGATCAATAGATTTTCCGAGCAAAAAAACCGCTGGGAAGCGCAGTACAAAAAAGCCAGGGACAAATGGCTGCTGGCCGAGATCGATGCGCTGGACGAAGGTCTGGCCGCCGTCTATAAATTGCTCGAAGAGTGGCTGGAGAAGTTTATTCCAGACCAAAACCGGCCGGTGGTTTTGATCACCGGGCAGGAGCATCACGGTAACACGCTGCCGTATGACGGTACGCTGGCGGATAAAATTATTGTGCCGTTCGTGTCCGGCACGGTGGATATTGATCTGGCGCATTATGAAAAACTTTTGCAGGACTTGCGCGCACAGGGACGGAAGATCATTGTGTCTTTTTCCGCGGCGTCCAATGTGACCGGACATTTGACGGATATTCAGGCTACCGCGGCGCTGGCCAAAAAATACGGCGCGCTGACGATCTACGATCATGCCGCGTCGCTGGCTTATGAGCCGATAGACCTGAGCCCGCGTACCGAGGATGGACGGCCGCTGATCGACGCGGTGGTCGCTTCGCCGCACAAGCTGCCCGGCGGCCCGGGTAGCACTGGACTGCTGGTGTTCAACAAAGCTATTTATCCCGCGCAGCTGCATCCCACCAACAAAGCCGGCGGCACGGTTTGGCATGTTTCGCTCTGGGACGTGGAGTATTCGCGCGATATTTTGGAACGCGAGCTGTCCGGCACGCCCAACGGCATTGGCGTGCTGCGGCTGGGATTGGCCATAGACCTGACCTACAATGTTATCGGTTTTGCCAATATTCAAAAGATCGAGCGCAAATTATCCGAGCCGCTGTTCGATTATCTGCGCGGCGATCCCGGGATTATTCTCTACGGTGATCAGGAATTGGAAAAAAGGGCGCCGATTTTTTCTTTTAATATCCGGCACGATATTCCGCAGGGCGCTGGCGTGCTGCATCCCAAATTTGTCGCCAGAGTATTGAGCGATCTTTTTGGTATTCAGACGCGGCCGGGCTGCTCCTGCGCCGGCGAGTATGGACATTATCTTTTGGAGATCAGCGAAAAGGCTTCCCGCCTGATGCAGGACAAAGTGTGCGCAAATGTTTTTGCCGGCAAGCCGGGCTGGGTGCGCCTCAATCCGCATTGGCTCTTCACGCCGGAACAGATGAGTTATATCGTCGAGGCCTTAAAACTGCTCTCCGCGCACGGCCACAAACTACTTGCTCTATATGAGCTGGACAGGGACGGCGGCTATCGTTTCAAAACCGCTTTCCAGGTCGCGGAATATATTGATGTGAATGTGACCGACGCGGAAAATGTCGGCGCGGCGCAGGCGGCCTGGGTTTTCAGTCAAAGGCAGTTATTAAATGCGCAGCCTAAACCAGCCGGCAGTAAATACGCTTACCGCCGCGCCTTGCTGGATCAGCTGGAAAACGCTGAGGTTTTTTTGAACGCTCTGCCGGACAATACAGACAGACTGCGGACTTTGAATCTCGAGGAACACGGCGCGCCGCTGCCCTTGCTGTATGAAAACCTGACGCCGGGATTTCAAGATAGGCTTGATGAGCTTGAGCGCCGGCAATTTGCCACGCCGCCAGCTGTAACGCTGGCCAGCGCCGCGAGCAATTATTGA
- a CDS encoding sulfurtransferase TusA family protein has protein sequence MLTQYLDITKEHCPMTFVKTKFALSRLREGDILEVRLTAGEPLDNVPRAAREQGYKVLGVEQIDAVVHKVIIKK, from the coding sequence ATGCTGACACAGTATTTGGATATTACCAAAGAGCATTGCCCGATGACTTTTGTGAAAACGAAGTTTGCCTTGAGCCGGTTGCGCGAGGGCGATATTCTGGAAGTGCGGCTGACTGCCGGCGAGCCGCTGGACAATGTGCCGCGCGCGGCGCGCGAGCAGGGTTATAAAGTTTTGGGCGTTGAGCAGATCGACGCGGTCGTGCATAAGGTTATAATAAAGAAGTGA
- a CDS encoding DsrE/DsrF/DrsH-like family protein: MADKKKKLSIIVFSGDYDKAFAAFTIASGAAALDYEVNLFFTFFGLDIIKRKRGRHFLGKGFRARFFNFLLGGRNNLPLSRLNFAGLSPLLLGNLAKKRNVAGVDELIDASIKLGVNFYACETAGVILALQKDDFIPEVKKVIGIGSFLELQEGGTTLFI; this comes from the coding sequence ATGGCGGACAAGAAAAAGAAATTATCGATAATTGTTTTTAGCGGGGACTATGATAAGGCTTTTGCCGCGTTCACGATAGCGTCCGGCGCGGCGGCTCTGGATTATGAAGTGAATTTATTTTTCACATTTTTTGGCCTGGATATTATTAAGAGAAAACGCGGGCGGCATTTCTTGGGCAAAGGTTTTCGCGCCCGTTTTTTCAATTTCCTGCTGGGCGGCCGGAACAATCTGCCTCTTTCCCGCCTGAATTTTGCGGGATTGAGCCCGTTGCTGCTCGGCAATCTGGCCAAGAAACGCAATGTGGCCGGAGTTGATGAGTTGATCGACGCCTCAATAAAACTGGGCGTGAATTTTTACGCCTGCGAGACGGCCGGGGTGATCCTCGCTCTGCAAAAGGACGATTTTATCCCGGAAGTCAAAAAAGTGATCGGCATCGGTTCGTTTTTAGAATTGCAGGAGGGCGGCACGACGCTGTTTATTTAG